From Myotis daubentonii chromosome 7, mMyoDau2.1, whole genome shotgun sequence, a single genomic window includes:
- the LOC132237963 gene encoding LOW QUALITY PROTEIN: SS18-like protein 2 (The sequence of the model RefSeq protein was modified relative to this genomic sequence to represent the inferred CDS: substituted 2 bases at 2 genomic stop codons), which produces MSVAFVPDXLXGKAQVNQETIQRLLEENDQLIRCIVEYQNKGRANECVQYQHVLHRNLIYLATIADANPTSPSKVME; this is translated from the coding sequence ATGTCGGTGGCCTTCGTACCAGACTGACTGTGAGGCAAGGCGCAAGTCAATCAGGAGACCATCCAGCGGCTCCTGGAGGAGAATGACCAGCTGATCCGCTGTATCGTGGAGTATCAGAACAAAGGCCGGGCGAACGAGTGCGTCCAGTACCAGCATGTGCTACACAGAAATCTCATTTATTTGGCTACCATTGCAGATGCCAACCCAACCAGTCCTTCAAAAGTGATGGAATGA